The Kineococcus radiotolerans SRS30216 = ATCC BAA-149 genomic interval CCTGGGCGTGGTCGTGGGCGACGTCGCGGGCCACGGCCCCTACAGCGCGGTCTTCGCGCTGCGCCTCAAGCACTCCCTCGCCACCGCCCTGCGCACCCACGGCAGCCCCGGCGCCGCGCTGACCGCCGTCAGCGCCGACCTGCAGGACGTCCCGGGCGAGCTGTTCGCCACCGCCTTCGTGGGCATCGTCGACGCCGGGGCCGGCACCCTCGTCCACGCCAACGCCGGTCACCCCCCGGCCCTGCTGCTGCCCGGCGGGGACGCCGCGCCGGGGGGCGGGGAGGTCCGCTTCGAGGAGCTGCCCCCCACCGGGCCGCTGCTGTCCTCGATCGTGGGGGGCGCGGTGTGGCGCGACACCGTGCACCCCTTCGCGGTGGGCGACAGCCTCCTGACCTTCACCGACGGGGTCCTGGAGAGCCGGTCGCCGGACGGCACCGAGTTCGGCCTGGACGGCCTGCTGCTCGCCGTGGGCCAGATCCCCGGCCGCGACCCGGCCCGGGTCATCGACGCGGTGGCCGCGGCCGCCCTGCGCCACGCCGGGACCCCGGGGCGGCGCGACGACCACACGCTCGTCCACGTCCTGCGCGAGGACGCCCCGGGCTGACGGCGCGCCCGCCCGACCCGGGCGGGGTCAGCGGGCGGAGCCGAACCGCTCGGTGCGGATCCGCCCGGCCTCGTGCCCCAGCCGCAGCGGCGGGGGGTCGGGGACGACGGCGTGGGTGCGGACCACCGAGACCAGCGCGACGACGCCCGACCCGCCGCCGACGAGCTGCACGGGCCCCGGGGCGCCGGGGCGCCACACGAACCACCCGCCCAGCGGGCCGGTGACCTCCAGCACGTCCCCCGCCCGCACCTCGCCGGTGAGGAATGAGGAGACCTCGCCGTCGGGGAGGAGTTCCACCCCGATCTCGACCTCGGCGGGGCCGGGGCCGAGCGCGGCCGACGCGATGGAGTACGAGCGGACGGCCCGGTAGCCGTCGGGGGCGGTGAGTCGGACGTCGAGGTGCTGCCCGGCCAGGTGCCCGGGCCAGGAGGCGATCCCCAGCACCAGGGTCCGCGCGGTCGCGCTCTCCGGGCGCACCTCCAGGACCCGCGCCGCGCGCCAGCCGTTCAGAGCGAGTACCGCTGCTCGCGCCACGGGTCGCCGTGCGCGTGGTACCCGACGCGTTCCCAGAAACCCAGGTCCTCGGTGGGGGACAGCGTGATCGAGCGGACCCGCTTCGCGGACTTCCGCAGGTACGGGTGCGGCACCAGCAACCGTGCCGGGCCGCCGTGCACGGGTTCGAGGGGTGCGTCTGGAGCCGGCGCTCAGCGCCGGACGTAGCCGGTGACGATCCACGCCCGCCCGCCCAGGAGGTCGGCGACGGGGAGGTTCGTGGTGTAGCCGCCGTAGCTGGTGACGAGGGCGTGCTGGGCGGAGGTGTCCACCCGCGCGAAGAACGCGTCCAGGGAGTAGCCCGTCCACTCCGTCCCGAGCTTCGACCACCGGGTCACGCAGTGCAGGTCGGTCCGGAACGTCTCGCGCGGCAGGCGGCGCAACCCGTTCCAGTCCCAGTGGTGGGAGCTCCCCGACTCGTCGGTGACGGTGAACCGCCACTCGTCGGGGTCCACGCGCGGGGTCGGCCGGTGAAACCGCGGGTCACCCGGGGGACCTCGGGCTCGTCGAACTCCCCGCCGGGGGTCACGGGAGGGTTCACGGCAGGATCGCGTCGACGTAGCCGCCGTCGACCCGCACGGCGGCCCCCGTGGTGGCGGAGGCCAGCGGCGAGGCGAGGTAGCAGACCATGTTCGCGATCTCCTCGGGTTCGATGAGCCGCTGCAGCAGGGACTGCGGGCGGAACTCCGCCATGAACCGCCGCTGCGCCTCCTCCCACGGCAGGTCCCCGGGGACGAGCTCGCGGACGAAGTCCTCCACGCCGCCGGTGCGCGTGGGTCCGGCGAGGACGCTGTTCACCGTGACCCCCGTGCCCGCGGCGGCCTTGGCGAAACCGCGGTGCACGCCGAGCAGCGCGGTCTTGGTGACCCCGTAGTGGATCATCTCGGCCGGGGTGACGACCGCGGAGTCGCTGGAGACGTAGAGGACCCGGCCCCACCCGTTCGCGGTCATCGCGGGCAGGTGGTGGCGGGTGAGGCGGACCGCGGTGAGGACGTTGGTGTCGAAGTAGCGGCGCCACTCGTCGTCGCTGATGGCCAGCGGGTCGGCGGAGCCGAAGATCCCCAGGTTGTTGACGAGGACGTCCACGGCCGGGACGGCCTCGATCAGCGCGGCGTGGCCGGCGTCGGTGGTGAGGTCGCCGGCCACCCAGGTCACCTCGCCGGGCAGCCCGGCGGCGGCCTCCTCCAGGCGCCCGGCGTCGCGGCCGGTGAGGACGACGCGGGCCCCGGCCCCGGCGAGACCGGCGGCGACGGCGAGGCCGATGCCCTGGCTGGAGCCGGTGACCAGGGCCGACTTCCCCGTGAGGTCGATGCGCACGGTGCCCTGTCTACCGCCCGCGGGACCCCCCGACCAGCGGGTCCCGTCCCGGTGCGTGGGGGACTCCCGTCCGGGGTAGGCCCAC includes:
- a CDS encoding FAD-binding oxidoreductase; the protein is MARAAVLALNGWRAARVLEVRPESATARTLVLGIASWPGHLAGQHLDVRLTAPDGYRAVRSYSIASAALGPGPAEVEIGVELLPDGEVSSFLTGEVRAGDVLEVTGPLGGWFVWRPGAPGPVQLVGGGSGVVALVSVVRTHAVVPDPPPLRLGHEAGRIRTERFGSAR
- a CDS encoding SDR family NAD(P)-dependent oxidoreductase, producing the protein MRIDLTGKSALVTGSSQGIGLAVAAGLAGAGARVVLTGRDAGRLEEAAAGLPGEVTWVAGDLTTDAGHAALIEAVPAVDVLVNNLGIFGSADPLAISDDEWRRYFDTNVLTAVRLTRHHLPAMTANGWGRVLYVSSDSAVVTPAEMIHYGVTKTALLGVHRGFAKAAAGTGVTVNSVLAGPTRTGGVEDFVRELVPGDLPWEEAQRRFMAEFRPQSLLQRLIEPEEIANMVCYLASPLASATTGAAVRVDGGYVDAILP